From the Anas platyrhynchos isolate ZD024472 breed Pekin duck chromosome 27, IASCAAS_PekinDuck_T2T, whole genome shotgun sequence genome, one window contains:
- the SHISA4 gene encoding protein shisa-4: MGPGGPGGRWPLAGTVLVAVAASLAAGDEDCLWYVDRNGSWHPGFDCDFFTFCCGTCHQRYCCRDPLRLITERQQRHCLAFSPKTIAGIASAVVLFIAIVTTIVCCFMCSCCYLYQRRQHLRTPLQGPEIPLASYPAPPPAPFPVDPKAGPVPPQPGFTPMAMYPPVGPAAQYPMYPSGPPVYNPTAPPPYVPAQPSYPGA; encoded by the exons ATGGGGCCCGGTGGCCCCGGTGGCCGCTGGCCCCTGGCCGGGACCGTGCTGGTGGCCGTGGCCGCCTCGCTGG CGGCGGGCGACGAGGACTGCCTGTGGTACGTGGACAGGAACGGCTCGTGGCACCCCGGCTTCGACTGCGACTTCTTCACTTTCTGCTGCGGCACGTGCCACCAGCGGTACTGCTGCCGCGACCCGCTGCGCCTCATCACCGAGCGCCAGCAGCGCCACTGCCTCGCCTTCAG ccccaagaCCATCGCGGGCATCGCCTCGGCCGTGGTGCTCTTCATCGCCATCGTCACCACCATCGTCTGCTGCTTCATGTGCTCCTGCTGCTACCTCTACCAGCGCCGGCAGCACCTCCGCACCCCCCTGCAAg GCCCCGAGATCCCCCTGGCCAGCTACCCcgcaccccccccagccccattccctGTGGACCCCAAAGCCggccctgtgcccccccagcctggcTTCACCCCCATGGCCATGTACCCGCCGGTCGGCCCCGCCGCCCAGTACCCGATGTACCCCTCCGGACCCCCCGTCTACAACCCCACAG CACCACCGCCCTACGTCCCCGCACAGCCCAGCTACCCCGGCGCCTGA
- the LOC119713946 gene encoding uncharacterized protein, translated as MAAAAGGAARRGLLKRKPNFTLQEIEILMSEVLRYEPLLFGAAASTVNAYEKQKIWWRITNKINAAGRNQRDIGEVKNRWRGLRRRANDKITRHRQERQGPAARPAVRPGTGTGTGPAPGPGPGPPELGPGPAPGWGLRAAAGLDPPLVTVEVVTPHGVKEEPVKEEPVEVKTEPFHDPADSVPARRLPRGSTRPPGEGWSPPRPPQPDLPLGGLGGQPEPPGCDFPSIIFEQEPEHLSDCSLGEPGGAPGTAEGTPESARLSPAEQRLIQCNERLVQEMRAFRRECAESRRETAAVLRSIAQALGGLSASLAQIRERYLGGPPAPQP; from the exons atggcggcggcggcgggcggcgcggcgcggcgggggcTGCTGAAACGGAAACCGAACTTCACGCTGCAGGAGATCGAGATCCTGATGAGCGAGGTGCTCCGGTACGAGCCGCTGCTCTTCGGCGCCGCCGCCAGCACCGTGAACGCGTACGAGAAGCAGAAGATCTGGTGGCGCATCACCAACAAGATCAACGCCGCCGGCCGCAACCAGCGCGACATCGGCGAGGTGAAGAACCGCTGGCGGGGGCTGCGCCGCCGAGCCAACGATAAAATCACCCGGCACCGGCAGGAGCGGcagggccccgccgcccgccccgccgtgcgccccggcaccggcaccggcaccggccccgctcccggccccggtcccggtccGCCCGAGCTCGGCCCCGGGCCCGCTCCCGGCTGGGGCCTGCGCGCCGCCGCCGGTCTCGACCCGCCGCTGGTCACCGTCGAGGTGGTGACACCGCACG GTGTGAAGGAGGAGCCGGTGAAGGAGGAGCCGGTGGAGGTGAAGACGGAGCCTTTCCACGACCCCGCCGACAGCGTCCCAGCGCGGCGGCTGCCCCGTGGCAGCACCCGCCCGCCCGGCGAGGGCTGGagccccccgcggcccccccaGCCTGACCTCCCCCTGGGCGGCCTGGGCGGGCAGCCGGAGCCGCCGGGCTGCGACTTCCCCAGCATCATCTTCGAGCAGGAGCCCGAGCACCTCAGTGACTGCAGCCTGGGCGAGCCGGGGGGGGCCCCAGGCACTGCGGAGGGGACCCCCGAAAGCGCCCGGCTCAGCCCGGCCGAGCAGCGCCTCATCCAGTGCAACGAGCGGCTGGTGCAGGAGATGCGAGCCTTCCGCCGGGAGTGCGCCGAGAGCCGCCGCGAGACCGCCGCCGTCCTGCGCAGCATCGCCCAGGCGCTGGGCGGCCTCAGCGCCAGCCTGGCCCAGATCCGCGAGCGCTACCTCGGGGGGCCGCCGgccccccagccctga
- the LMOD1 gene encoding leiomodin-1, with the protein MSKVAKYRRQVSEDPDIDSLLSTLSPEEMEELEKELDVVDSDGSIPLEQSQKNQTENSPTSPQNCDAVLNHCEKDTKKRLQREQSIDETRLAEKKQEAKSGEEKGKEAPSKDLARKRDTGVGKDSKKEESAQKTDPKAKAEAESKTKDGKAINDKVKAMEKKLMGKDKKEEEKDSVVKKEKGKDKKEEEKGSVLKKDTGKDKKEEEKGSVLKKDAGKDKKEEEKGSTAKKETGKEKKEEEKGSALKKGTEKDKKEEEKSSASKKEAEKDKKEEEKKEKGKKEEEKKEKDKKEEKKSSDLKKSKADEKEEPQPEAEKAAEEKQEAKATAAAESSPSKPATGTSPDQAKEDEASSIFDELIEKVKNNDAEVTEVNVNNSDCINNETLVRFTEALEFNTVVKLFALANTRADDHVAFAIAIMLKSNKVLTSINLDSNHITGKGILAIFRALLQNNTLTELRFHNQRHICGGKTEMEIAKLLKENTTLLKLGYHFELAGPRMTVTNLLSRNMDKQRQKRLQEQKLAQERGEKKDLLEVPKVGAPKGSPKGSPQPSPKASPKNSPKKGGAPAAPPPPPPPLAPPLINENLRNSLSPATQRKMGDRALPVQEKNSRDQLLAAIRSSNLKQLKKVDLPKLLQ; encoded by the exons ATGTCCAAAGTTGCCAAATATCGGCGACAAGTGAGTGAAGATCCGGACATCGACAGCTTGTTGTCGACTCTGTctccagaggagatggaggagctggagaaggagctggatgTGGTGGATTCGGATGGAAGCATCCCTCTGGAGCAGAGTCAGAAAAACCAAACGGAGAATTCGCCGACCAGCCCGCAGAACTGCGACGCGGTGCTCAACCACTGTGAGAAGGACACCAAGAAACGTCTCCAGAGGGAGCAATCGATAGAC GAAACCAGGCTGGCCGAGAAGAAGCAGGAAGCCAAGagtggagaagaaaagggaaaggaagctCCGTCCAAAGACCTGGCCCGGAAACGAGATACAGGAGTGGGGAAAGACTcgaaaaaggaagaaagtgcCCAGAAGACAGACCCAAAGGCTAAAGCTGAGGCTGAGAGCAAAACCAAGGATGGGAAAGCCATCAACGACAAGGTCAAGGCCATGGAGAAAAAGCTGAtggggaaggacaagaaggaggaagagaaggattCAGTGGtaaagaaggagaaggggaaggacaaaaaggaagaggagaagggcTCAGTGTTAAAGAAGGACACGGGGAAGgataaaaaggaggaggagaagggctcAGTATTAAAGAAGGATGCAGGGAAGgataaaaaggaggaagagaagggctCAACAGCAAAGAAGgagacagggaaggaaaagaaggaagaagaaaagggttCGGCATTGAAGAAGGGCACGGAGAAGgacaaaaaggaggaagagaagagttCAGCGTCaaagaaagaggcagaaaaagacaaaaaggaagaagagaagaaagaaaaaggcaaaaaagaagaagagaagaaagaaaaagataaaaaagaagagaaaaagagttcAGATCTGAAAAAATCAAAGGCAGATGAGAAGGAGGAACCTCAGCCAGAGGCAGAAAAGGCAGCGGAGGAGAAACAGGAGGCCAAGGCGACGGCGGCGGCCGAGAGCAGCCCCTCCAAGCCTGCCACCGGCACCTCCCCAGACCAGGCCAAGGAAGATGAAGCTTCCAGCATCTTCGATGAGCTCATCGAGAAGGTGAAGAACAACGACGCAGAGGTGACCGAAGTCAACGTGAACAACTCGGACTGCATCAACAACGAGACCCTGGTGCGCTTCACCGAGGCCCTGGAGTTCAACACGGTGGTCAAGCTGTTCGCGCTGGCCAACACCCGCGCCGACGACCACGTGGCCTTCGCCATCGCCATCATGCTCAAGTCCAACAAGGTGCTGACGAGCATCAACCTGGACTCCAACCACATCACGGGCAAGGGCATCCTGGCCATTTTCCGGGCACTGCTGCAGAACAACACGCTGACGGAGCTGCGCTTCCACAACCAGCGGCACATCTGCGGGGGGAAGACGGAGATGGAGATCGCCAAGCTCCTGAAGGAAAACACCACGCTGCTCAAGCTGGGCTACCACTTCGAGCTGGCCGGGCCTCGCATGACGGTCACCAACCTGCTGAGCCGAAACATGGACAAACAGAGGCAGAAACGCCTCCAGGAGCAGAAACTGGCACAGGAGCGCGGGGAGAAGAAGGACCTGCTGGAGGTGCCCAAGGTCGGAGCCCCGAAGGGGTCCCCCAAGGGGTCCCCGCAGCCATCCCCCAAGGCTTCCCCCAAAAACTCTCCCAAGAAAGGGGGAGCGCCCGCTGCGCCgcccccgcctcctcctccgcttGCCCCGCCGCTGATCAACGAGAACCTGAGGAACTCGCTCTCGCCGGCCACGCAGAGGAAAATGGGAGACCGGGCGCTGCCGGTCCAGGAGAAGAACTCGCGGGACCAGCTCCTGGCGGCCATCCGCTCCAGCAACCTCAAACAGCTCAAGAAG GTGGATTTACCGAAGCTGCTGCAGTAG
- the TIMM17A gene encoding mitochondrial import inner membrane translocase subunit Tim17-A — protein MEEYAREPCPWRIVDDCGGAFTMGAIGGGIFQAIKGFRNSPVGVNHRLRGSLTAIKTRAPQLGGSFAVWGGLFSMIDCSMVRMRGKEDPWNSITSGALTGAILAARNGPVAMVGSAAMGGILLALIEGAGILLTRFASTQFPNGPQFSDDPSQLQPPPFSDYRQYQ, from the exons ATGGAGGAGTACGCGCGAGAGCCCTG TCCCTGGAGGATCGTGGATGACTGCGGAGGTGCTTTCACGATGGGAGCGATAGGAGGTGGCATTTTTCAAGCTATCAAGGGGTTCAGAAATTCCCCAGTG GGGGTAAACCACCGACTGCGGGGAAGTCTGACAGCTATTAAAACAAGAGCTCCACAACTGGGAG GTAGCTTTGCTGTCTGGGGAGGTCTCTTCTCCATGATTGACTGCAGTATGGTCAGAATGAGAGGTAAAGAAGATCCATGGAATTCAATCACAAGCGGAGCCCTAACTGGAGCCATATTAGCTGCCAGAA atggaCCTGTTGCCATGGTTGGGTCTGCTGCAATGGGAGGAATTCTCCTAGCTTTAATTGAAGGAGCTGGTATTCTCTTAACAAGATTTGCCTCCACACAGTTCCCTAATG GCCCTCAGTTTTCAGACGATCCCTCCCAGTTGCAGCCACCTCCATTTAGCGACTACAGACAATACCAGTGA
- the LOC139999626 gene encoding adiponectin receptor protein 1-like: MRTCCVALLLLLAASTQPARCLLTDPSCLHLSDLLPAKLKELRMKFEEIKDYFQSQDDELSIQLLSSDLLDEFKGNFGCQSVLEMMRFYMEEVLPSAIRSSEHHQQSVGDLGNLLLSLKAMMRRCVWEGRWRVIPYDVLPDWLKDNDYLLHGHRPPMPSFRACFKSIFRIHTETGNIWTHLLGFVLFLCLGILTMLRPNMYFMAPLQEKVVFGMFFLGAVLCLSFSWLFHTVYCHSEKVSRTFSNSSGTVVCEDRDPGGCGSRGVFLGLGLSGVVPTMHFTIAEGFVKATTVGQMGWFFLMAVMYITGAGLYAARIPERFFPGKFDIWFQSHQIFHVLVVAAAFVHFYGVSNLQEFRYGLEGGCTDDSLL; the protein is encoded by the exons ATGAGAACCTGCTGCgtggcgctgctgctgctcctggctgccagcacccagcctgcCAGGTGCTTGCTCACCGACCCCAGCTGCCTCCACTTGTCTGACCTCCTACCAGCGAAGCTCAAGGAGCTGAGGATGAAGTTCGAGGAGATTAAAGACTACTTT CAATCCCAAGACGATGAACTTAGCATCCAGCTGCTCAGCTCCGATCTGCTGGATGAATTTAAG GGGAACTTTGGCTGCCAGTCGGTGTTGGAGATGATGCGGTTCTACATGGAGGAGGTCCTGCCCAGCGCCATCAGGAGCAGCGAGCACCACCAGCAGAGCGTGGGcgacctgggcaacctgctgctgAGCCTGAAGGCGATGATGAGGCGCTGT GTGTGGGAAGGGCGCTGGCGCGTGATCCCCTACGACGTGCTGCCCGACTGGCTGAAGGACAACGATTACCTCCTGCACGGGCACCGGCCCCCGATGCCGTCCTTCCGAGCCTGCTTCAAGAGCATCTTCCGGATACACACCGAGACGGGCAACATCTGGACGCACCTCCTGG GTTTTGTGTTGTTCCTCTGCCTGGGGATCCTGACCATGCTGCGGCCCAACATGTATTTCATGGCTCCTCTCCAGGAGAAGGTGGTGTTTGGGATGTTCTTCCTTGGTGCGGTGCTGTGCCTCAGCTTCTCCTGGCTTTTCCACACTGTCTACTGTCACTCCGAGAAGGTCTCGCGGACTTTTTCAAA CTCCTCGGGAACTGTGGTCTGTGAGGACAGGGACCCTGGGGGCTGTGGCTCTCGAG GTGTctttctggggctggggctgagcggCGTGGTGCCCACCATGCACTTCACCATCGCCGAAGGGTTTGTGAAGGCCACCACCGTCGGCCAGATGGGCTGGTTCTTCCTCATGGCCGTGATGTACATCACGGGCGCGGGGCTCTACGCTGCCCGCATTCCTGAGCGCTTCTTCCCGGGCAAGTTCGACATCTGG TTCCAGTCGCATCAGATCTTCCACGTGCTCGTGGTGGCTGCAGCCTTCGTCCACTTCTACGGGGTGTCGAACCTGCAGGAGTTTCGCTACGGACTTGAAGGGGGGTGCACAGACGACTCTCTCCTCTGA